The genomic region ACGACGAGAAGACCGAGGACCCCGCCCGCGGCACCGACCCGTACACCACCTATCAGGAGTACCTGCGCCAGTACGTCAAGGGCGCCCGCGCCCGTCGCGCGGAGCCCGTGCTGATCACCCCGGTCGAGCGCCGCCGGTTCGCCGAGGACGGCACCGCGAAGCCCACCCACGGGGAGTACCCCGCCGCGATGCGCGCCCTGGCGTCCGAGGAGGACGTGCCCCTGCTCGACGTCCAGGCGCTCTCCCTCGCCCGCTGGCAGGAACTCGGCCCCGACGGGACCGAGGCCTACTTCAACTGGCTGGAGCCCGGCGAGTCGCCGAACTACCCCGACGGCAAGCAGGACAACACCCACTTCCGGCCCGACGGCGCCGTCGAGGTGGCCCGGATGACCGCCCGCGCCCTGCTGGACCGGCGCGTGCTCGACCGGCGCGACCTGCGCCGCCTCGGCGATCCGGTTCCCGGGACATGGATCAGCTGGCCTCAGGCCTGATCCCCGCTCCCCGCACTTCCCCTTTCCTTCCTTTCCCGCGTACGACAGTTAGGGATCCGCCATGCCCGCACGCATGAGACATGTCCGCGCCATCGCCGTGGTGATGGGCTGCGCCTCGCTCGCCCTCGCCGTGAGCCTCCCCGCCCAGGCCTCGTCCCACCACGGCAAGGGGATCGAGCGTTCCGTACTTCCCCAGGGCGACGGCTGGGCCGCAGCCGAGGGCTCCACCACGGGAGGCGCGAAGGCCACCCCCGACCACGTCTACACCGTGAGCAACCGGGCCGAGCTCATCGCCGCCTTCGAGGACGCCGGGGACGCGCCGAAGATCGTCAGGATCGCCGGCACCGTCCACGGCAACTCCGACGCCGCCGGCACCCCGATCGGCTGCGAGGCATACCAGCAGGACGGCTACACCCTGGAGAAGTACCTCGAGGCCTACGACCCGGCCGTCTGGGGCACGGACGAGGTCCCGTCCGGGCCGCTGGAGGACGCCCGCGTCGCCTCCGCGAAGCTGCAGGCCGCAGCGGTCAACGTCAACGTCCCGTCCAACACCACGCTCGTAGGCGTCGGCAAGGACGCCACGATCATCGGCGCCAGCCTCCAGGTGAAGAACGTCTCCAACGTCATCGTCCGCAACATCTCGTTCGAGGACACCTACGACTGCTTCCCCCAGTGGGACCCCACCGACGGTGACCAGGGCGCCTGGAACTCCGAGTACGACAACCTCGTCGTCTACGGCTCCAGCCACGTCTGGGTCGACCACAACACCTTCAGCGACGGCGACCGCCCCGACGCCGAGCAGCCCCACTACTTCGGGCAGGTGTACCAGCAGCACGACGGCCTCTTCGACATCGTGCGCGGCGCCGACCTCGTCACCGTGTCGTGGAACGTCCTCAAGGACCACGACAAGACCATGCTCATCGGCAACAGCGACGGCGCCGGGGCGAGCGACCGGGGCAGGCTCCGCGTCACGCTGCACCACAACCTCTTCAAGGACGTGAAGGAGCGCGCGCCCCGCGTCCGCTTCGGCCAGGTCGACTCGTACAACAACTACTTCGCCGCCACCAAGGGCGCCGCGTACGGCTACACGTACGGCATCGGCGCCGAGTCCCACCTCGTCGCGGAGCACAACGCCTTCACCGTGCCCGCCGGCTTCGACAAGGCGACCATCCTCAAGA from Streptomyces sp. QL37 harbors:
- a CDS encoding pectate lyase, whose product is MPARMRHVRAIAVVMGCASLALAVSLPAQASSHHGKGIERSVLPQGDGWAAAEGSTTGGAKATPDHVYTVSNRAELIAAFEDAGDAPKIVRIAGTVHGNSDAAGTPIGCEAYQQDGYTLEKYLEAYDPAVWGTDEVPSGPLEDARVASAKLQAAAVNVNVPSNTTLVGVGKDATIIGASLQVKNVSNVIVRNISFEDTYDCFPQWDPTDGDQGAWNSEYDNLVVYGSSHVWVDHNTFSDGDRPDAEQPHYFGQVYQQHDGLFDIVRGADLVTVSWNVLKDHDKTMLIGNSDGAGASDRGRLRVTLHHNLFKDVKERAPRVRFGQVDSYNNYFAATKGAAYGYTYGIGAESHLVAEHNAFTVPAGFDKATILKKWSESSLTAGNNYVNGRKTDLIAVHNAGVPAEQLTEGAGWTPTLRTKVDHPLVVPLLVGLKAGAGKTSAR
- a CDS encoding rhamnogalacturonan acetylesterase encodes the protein MSLTRRRTAAALLALPLALSATPAFAHGGGGGRPRPRTLHIAGDSTAARKYADAAPETGWGMALPFFLGRSLTVANHAMNGRSSKSFIDEGRLTALLDGVRPGDIVLVQFGHNDEKTEDPARGTDPYTTYQEYLRQYVKGARARRAEPVLITPVERRRFAEDGTAKPTHGEYPAAMRALASEEDVPLLDVQALSLARWQELGPDGTEAYFNWLEPGESPNYPDGKQDNTHFRPDGAVEVARMTARALLDRRVLDRRDLRRLGDPVPGTWISWPQA